A single region of the Nocardioides sp. W7 genome encodes:
- a CDS encoding winged helix-turn-helix domain-containing protein encodes MTAELGMLPLAEREQELPPRQAGARASNQHWTEATGAQLLVVDPFVDHEQLAEDMSTRGVHVTCVGSTLDALIEFGRLRPTAVVVAPETPGLPAVDFVRKVREYGPTFVVAALDRADAPEAGPLLLAGAGAAMTRPYTAETVWDILDKSGNSFDDHAKVSFGPIELDTRAYLVRINGERIADLPLKEFELLRTLMYSAPEVLSNDELRLSLWGDTHAGPADNTISVHVARLRNRLQGIARIRRIRGRGYSLTLGS; translated from the coding sequence ATGACCGCAGAACTCGGGATGCTCCCGCTCGCGGAGCGCGAGCAGGAGCTTCCGCCACGCCAGGCGGGGGCCCGAGCCTCGAACCAGCACTGGACCGAGGCGACAGGGGCCCAGCTCCTGGTGGTCGACCCGTTCGTCGACCACGAGCAGCTGGCCGAGGACATGTCGACCCGTGGGGTGCACGTGACCTGCGTGGGCTCCACGCTCGACGCGTTGATCGAGTTCGGTCGCCTCCGACCGACAGCCGTCGTCGTGGCGCCGGAGACACCGGGCCTGCCCGCGGTGGACTTCGTCCGGAAAGTGCGCGAGTACGGCCCGACGTTCGTGGTCGCCGCGCTGGATCGAGCGGATGCTCCGGAGGCCGGACCGCTGCTGCTGGCGGGCGCCGGCGCCGCCATGACTCGTCCCTACACCGCGGAGACGGTCTGGGACATCCTGGACAAGTCCGGCAACAGCTTCGACGACCACGCGAAGGTCTCGTTCGGTCCCATCGAGCTCGATACTCGGGCCTACCTCGTCCGCATCAACGGCGAGCGGATCGCCGATCTTCCGTTGAAGGAGTTCGAGCTGCTCCGCACGCTGATGTACAGCGCGCCGGAGGTCTTGAGCAACGACGAGCTGCGCCTCTCGCTCTGGGGCGACACGCACGCCGGTCCGGCCGACAACACGATCTCGGTGCACGTGGCGCGGCTGCGCAACCGACTGCAGGGGATCGCACGCATCCGCAGGATCCGGGGCCGGGGCTACTCGCTGACGCTCGGCTCCTAG
- the pstB gene encoding phosphate ABC transporter ATP-binding protein PstB, protein MEALKLNVYYGDFHAVHDVNLSFGKNEITALIGPSGCGKSTVLRCLNRMNDLVSGARVEGEVTYHGQNIYGRGIDPIAVRTAIGMVFQKPNPFPKSIYDNIAYGPRVTGMKVDNMDDLVEEALRGAALWDEVKDKLKQSAYGLSGGQQQRLCIARTIATRPDVILMDEPCSALDPIATARIEDLMVELRSDYTIIIVTHNMQQAARVSDRTAFFTARPDETTGNRTGLLVEFDKTGRMFSNPSDKRTEDYISGRFG, encoded by the coding sequence ATGGAGGCGCTGAAGCTCAACGTCTACTACGGGGACTTCCACGCGGTCCACGACGTCAACCTCTCGTTCGGCAAGAACGAGATCACCGCCCTGATCGGGCCCTCGGGCTGTGGCAAGTCCACGGTGCTGCGCTGCCTGAACCGGATGAACGACCTGGTCAGCGGAGCCCGCGTCGAGGGTGAGGTGACCTACCACGGCCAGAACATCTACGGTCGCGGCATCGACCCGATCGCCGTCCGCACCGCCATCGGGATGGTCTTCCAGAAGCCGAACCCGTTCCCCAAGTCGATCTACGACAACATCGCCTACGGCCCCCGGGTCACGGGCATGAAGGTCGACAACATGGACGACCTGGTCGAGGAGGCGCTCCGCGGAGCGGCGCTGTGGGATGAGGTCAAGGACAAGCTGAAGCAGTCGGCGTACGGCCTCTCCGGCGGCCAGCAGCAGCGGCTCTGTATCGCCCGGACCATCGCCACCAGGCCGGACGTGATCTTGATGGACGAGCCGTGCTCGGCCCTCGACCCGATCGCCACCGCCCGCATCGAGGACCTGATGGTCGAGCTGCGCAGCGACTACACGATCATCATCGTCACCCACAACATGCAGCAGGCCGCCCGGGTCTCGGACCGTACGGCGTTCTTCACCGCACGGCCCGACGAGACCACGGGCAACCGCACCGGTCTCCTCGTCGAGTTCGACAAGACCGGCCGGATGTTCTCCAACCCCTCTGACAAGCGCACCGAGGACTACATCTCGGGTCGCTTCGGCTGA
- the pstA gene encoding phosphate ABC transporter permease PstA translates to MSIAATTARDVTAGLSTGRSKDRNLGSLIFLVGLWFSLFFGVMVLLVLIIDVAIEGSSRFDAALLTDYASRVRPEETGFRAGILGSLWIMLFTALLAVPLGIAAALHLEEFADKDRWWNRFIEVNLQNLAAVPSIVYGLLAVAVMSLLGFERTGIVLGGAVALALLILPVIIITTREAVRAVPREIRHGSLALGATVWQTTWRQTLPSAIPGIATGTILGLSRAIGEAAPLIIVGIGVGVRFDPEGLLSEVTALPIQIYNLTSQSQEEFRVAASAAIIVLLVMILGLNALAIVIRNKFQRSW, encoded by the coding sequence ATGAGCATCGCTGCAACGACCGCCCGCGACGTCACCGCCGGCCTCTCCACGGGCCGGAGCAAGGACCGCAACCTCGGCTCGCTCATCTTCCTGGTGGGACTGTGGTTCTCGCTGTTCTTCGGGGTGATGGTCCTGCTGGTATTGATCATCGACGTCGCCATCGAGGGCTCGTCCCGCTTCGACGCGGCGCTCCTGACCGACTACGCCTCCCGAGTGCGACCCGAGGAGACCGGCTTCCGGGCCGGCATCCTCGGCTCGCTGTGGATCATGCTGTTCACGGCGCTGCTCGCCGTACCCCTGGGGATCGCTGCGGCGCTCCATCTCGAGGAGTTCGCCGACAAGGACCGCTGGTGGAACCGGTTCATCGAGGTGAACCTGCAGAACCTCGCCGCGGTGCCGTCGATCGTCTACGGCCTTCTCGCGGTCGCCGTGATGTCGCTGCTCGGCTTCGAGCGCACCGGCATCGTGCTCGGAGGCGCCGTCGCCCTGGCGTTGCTGATCCTGCCGGTCATCATCATCACCACCCGCGAGGCCGTCCGAGCCGTGCCACGCGAGATCCGTCACGGCTCGCTCGCCCTCGGTGCGACGGTCTGGCAGACCACCTGGCGCCAGACGCTGCCCTCGGCCATCCCCGGCATCGCGACCGGCACCATCCTCGGTCTCTCCCGGGCGATCGGTGAAGCGGCGCCGCTGATCATCGTCGGCATCGGGGTCGGCGTCCGCTTCGATCCCGAGGGGCTGCTGAGCGAGGTCACGGCGCTGCCGATCCAGATCTACAACCTGACCTCGCAGTCGCAAGAAGAGTTCCGGGTCGCCGCCTCCGCGGCCATCATCGTCCTGCTCGTGATGATCCTCGGGCTGAACGCGCTCGCCATCGTCATCCGCAACAAGTTCCAGCGATCCTGGTAG
- the pstC gene encoding phosphate ABC transporter permease subunit PstC — protein sequence MSITTTGAGPSSGTGLPGVPDLGRKPRPLEAVIKALLLTAALLSVAITIGIIAALIEPVVEFFREVPFGDFFATEGEFAVLPLVAGTAWVTFIALVVAIPLGLGAAMYLSEYASPRARRILKPTVELLAGIPSVVYGFFALTFVTPTLLQDLLGIEVNFTNVLSAGLVLGVMIVPTIASLSEDALSAVPHALRQGSLAMGANRMQTTLRVVLPAALSGVAAAIVLGLSRAVGETMIVALAAGAQKNLSLDPRDGMQAMTGFMAQTAGGENPVGSIQYNNLFAVGLLLFVITLVINIISIALVRRFRQEY from the coding sequence ATGAGCATCACGACCACCGGCGCAGGCCCGTCCTCCGGGACGGGCCTGCCCGGCGTCCCGGATCTGGGGCGCAAGCCCCGGCCCCTCGAGGCCGTCATCAAGGCGCTGCTGCTGACCGCGGCCCTCCTCTCGGTCGCGATCACCATCGGGATCATCGCGGCCCTGATCGAACCCGTGGTGGAGTTCTTCCGCGAGGTCCCGTTCGGTGACTTCTTCGCCACCGAGGGCGAGTTCGCCGTCCTCCCGCTCGTCGCGGGCACCGCCTGGGTCACGTTCATCGCGCTCGTCGTCGCGATCCCGCTCGGCCTGGGCGCGGCGATGTACCTCTCGGAGTACGCCTCGCCACGTGCCCGTCGGATCCTCAAGCCGACGGTGGAGCTCCTGGCGGGCATCCCCTCGGTCGTCTACGGCTTCTTCGCCCTGACCTTCGTGACGCCGACGCTGCTGCAGGACCTTCTCGGCATCGAGGTCAACTTCACCAACGTGCTGTCCGCGGGCCTGGTGCTGGGCGTCATGATCGTGCCCACCATCGCCTCGCTGTCCGAGGACGCGCTCTCGGCCGTGCCGCACGCGCTGCGGCAGGGCTCGCTCGCCATGGGCGCCAACCGGATGCAGACCACGCTGCGGGTCGTTCTTCCCGCCGCGCTGTCGGGCGTGGCCGCCGCGATCGTGCTGGGCCTGTCCCGGGCCGTGGGGGAGACGATGATCGTCGCCCTGGCCGCCGGCGCCCAGAAGAACCTCAGCCTGGATCCCCGCGATGGCATGCAGGCCATGACCGGCTTCATGGCCCAGACCGCGGGCGGCGAGAACCCCGTCGGCTCCATCCAGTACAACAACCTCTTCGCGGTCGGCCTGCTGCTGTTCGTGATCACGCTGGTCATCAACATCATCAGCATCGCCCTCGTCCGCCGATTCCGGCAGGAGTACTGA
- a CDS encoding PstS family phosphate ABC transporter substrate-binding protein — MKRTSIRRAVVPGVAVLALALSACGGSDASGGEGDGSASGNVAVDGSSTVFPMSDAASELLAEENPDVKVTVGESGTGGGFEAFCAGKTDISDASRPIKDEEIAACEAEGIEYTELQVATDALTVVTHKDLDVDCLTVDQLIALWGPDSTVTNWNELDPSFPDQKIALFGPGTDSGTYDYMAADVIGAESEATRTDYEASEDDNVLVQGVAGTEGATGYFGYTYYEQNADSLKALAIDSGNGCIEPSAETAQAGEYTPLARPLFIYVNKAKYADNAATAAYVDFYIENLAEIAEIGQFIPLSEDLYAETTSSLEGLSS; from the coding sequence GTGAAGCGCACTTCCATCCGCCGGGCTGTTGTGCCCGGTGTTGCCGTCCTCGCCCTGGCCCTGTCCGCTTGTGGCGGCTCCGACGCCAGTGGCGGCGAGGGCGACGGCTCGGCTAGCGGCAACGTCGCTGTCGACGGCTCCTCCACCGTGTTCCCGATGAGCGACGCTGCTTCCGAGCTGCTCGCCGAGGAGAACCCCGACGTCAAGGTGACCGTCGGCGAGTCCGGCACCGGCGGTGGGTTCGAGGCCTTCTGCGCCGGGAAGACCGACATCTCCGATGCCTCCCGTCCGATCAAGGACGAGGAGATCGCGGCGTGTGAGGCCGAGGGGATCGAGTACACCGAGCTCCAGGTCGCCACGGATGCGCTCACCGTGGTCACGCACAAGGACCTCGACGTGGACTGCCTCACCGTCGACCAGCTGATCGCACTGTGGGGCCCCGACTCCACGGTCACCAACTGGAACGAGCTCGACCCGAGCTTCCCCGACCAGAAGATCGCCCTCTTCGGTCCCGGCACCGACTCGGGCACCTACGACTACATGGCCGCCGACGTGATCGGCGCCGAGTCGGAGGCGACCCGCACCGACTACGAGGCCTCCGAGGACGACAATGTCCTGGTCCAGGGCGTCGCCGGCACCGAGGGTGCGACCGGGTACTTCGGCTACACCTACTACGAGCAGAACGCCGACAGCCTCAAGGCCCTGGCGATCGATAGCGGCAACGGCTGCATCGAGCCCTCCGCCGAGACCGCCCAGGCCGGCGAGTACACCCCGCTCGCCCGTCCGCTGTTCATCTACGTGAACAAGGCGAAGTACGCCGACAACGCCGCCACCGCGGCCTACGTCGACTTCTACATCGAGAACCTCGCCGAGATCGCCGAGATCGGCCAGTTCATCCCGCTCAGCGAGGACCTCTACGCGGAGACGACGTCGTCGCTCGAGGGTCTCTCGAGCTGA